The Pyrenophora tritici-repentis strain M4 chromosome 10, whole genome shotgun sequence genome contains a region encoding:
- a CDS encoding MIP-T3 multi-domain protein has translation MCWSFNFGLPGKKTPKTSPSSEKKRRDRPSDGALRGEGRAVAEEISEKRSSKDSSKKRRSADSTPRSPRSQHHKREREEHRPRSQLPYEDAYRSRERYRPAQHMQVPQTYHRSAEPASVNSSQETLLNPRPHRSQHHRRRHPNQASQSTLRGRGAKRDPPRHSKSKKNIRPEPSRGWSLFAPSPPKTPKRESRSYNTLDSSPRSHRSSRQPHSASPSQTSPESTRSHTHHHRSRQHQPSAPSTRQARSRTPNTTARRVPDRRFAVLAATNQALEEVRQEAFAAPSPPPRRERLRRYDGVTIPTSQIPFNWDCVSSSQTSAGHGGRNGESSTRQRRSRR, from the coding sequence ATGTGCTGGTCTTTCAACTTTGGCTTACCAGGCAAGAAAACCCCCAAAACCTCGCCGTCAAGCGAGAAGAAGAGACGGGATAGGCCTTCCGATGGTGCGCTCCGTGGAGAGGGGAGAGCAGTAGCAGAAGAAATCTCAGAGAAGCGCAGTTCAAAGGACTCTAGCAAAAAGAGACGGTCTGCAGACTCAACCCCGCGCTCGCCGCGTTCACAGCACCACAAAAGAGAAAGGGAAGAACATCGTCCACGGTCGCAGCTTCCGTACGAAGATGCCTACCGGAGTCGTGAGAGGTACCGCCCGGCTCAGCATATGCAAGTGCCGCAGACCTACCACCGCTCAGCAGAGCCCGCAAGCGTCAATTCTTCTCAGGAGACTCTGTTGAACCCACGACCCCACCGAAGCCAGCATCATCGGCGGCGTCACCCAAACCAAGCGTCGCAAAGCACTCTGCGCGGGCGCGGAGCAAAGCGCGACCCTCCACGACACTCAAAGTCAAAGAAGAATATCCGGCCTGAGCCTTCACGCGGCTGGTCACTCTTTGCGCCTTCGCCTCCAAAGACACCAAAGCGCGAATCTCGCAGTTACAACACTCTGGACTCGTCGCCACGCAGTCATCGCTCCTCGCGCCAACCTCACTCCGCTTCGCCTTCTCAGACAAGTCCGGAGTCTACAAGGTCTCATACACACCACCACCGTTCTCGTCAGCATCAACCGTCAGCGCCTTCTACCCGCCAAGCTCGTTCGCGTACGCCGAACACAACTGCCCGCCGCGTCCCGGACAGGCGTTTTGCCGTCCTCGCCGCTACCAACCAAGCGCTCGAGGAGGTCCGACAAGAAGCCTTTGCGGCGCCATCTCCACCCCCAAGACGTGAAAGGCTACGCCGGTACGATGGCGTAACCATTCCTACTTCTCAGATTCCTTTTAACTGGGACTGCGTAAGCAGCTCGCAGACTTCAGCTGGACATGGCGGCCGTAACGGCGAGTCAAGTACTCGGCAGAGGCGCTCTCGTCGTTGA
- a CDS encoding SPS1, Serine-threonine protein kinase has protein sequence MLFNRHAHHILLISRIRIRTASTIVGKSGRVYIQREVLQERKDPRLNIFKAESHDQSFVFKRVPKLFYDLSLRLAADFPKSRRLRMHVDSNEDENALIYPYYQHTLLRLLQEDSKISNAARKEVLRQTGEAIRELHSKDWIHIDIKPDSILVNWTCDQEGTKAITDVALGDFDIAVKLETGALLQTTHAVGNAMWRSPEGQTGRGLSKASDIYSFGLVCIYTLGAGEVLLINDYQDLVKLGISPEQEILTRHFLYFGPANKGLLNQIASEKWTKALGLASKMAELAVQDQPEMSFEVWGQELGSEAYNMISRMTKPDPTARSTIHEVMAHPWWQEAT, from the exons ATGCTTTTCAATCGTCATGCTCATCACATACTCCTAATTTCACGAATACGCATCAGAACGGCATCCACTATTGTTGGCAAATCTGGCCGTGTATACATTCAGCGTGAGGTGCTCCAGGAGCGCAAAGACCCCAGATTGAACATCTTCAAAGCCGA ATCTCATGACCAGTCTTTCGTTTTCAAGCGTGTGCCCAAACTATTCTATGACCTGTCCTTACGCCTTGCAGCCGATTTCCCTAAGTCTCGTCGGCTTCGCATGCATGTTGATTCCAACGAAGACGAGAACGCCCTAATCTATCCATACTACCAACATACCCTGCTTAGACTGCTTCAGGAGGATTCAAAAATCTCTAATGCAGCACGGAAGGAAGTCTTGCGGCAGACAGGAGAGGCTATACGAGAACTACATAGCAAGGACTGGATCCATATCG ATATCAAGCCCGATAGTATACTAGTCAACTGGACTTGCGACCAAGAGGGTACTAAAGCAATCACCGACGTCGCTTTAGGTGACTTTGACATCGCTGTTAAGTTGGAGACGGGAGCGCTGCTTCAGACTACTCATGCAGTAGGGAACGCTATGTGGCGTAGTCCAGAAGGACAGACCGGGAGAGGTTTGTCCAAGGCATCAGATATCTACTCATTCGGACTGGTC TGCATATATACCCTCGGGGCTGGTGAAGTGCTACTCATCAACGACTACCAGGACCTCGTCAAGCTTGGCATAAGCCCAGAGCAAGAGATATTAACGCGACACTTCTTGTACTTTGGGCCAGCGAATAAGGGCCTTCTCAACCAGATCGCTAGCGAGAAATGGACAAAGGCTCTCGGATTAGCATCGAAAATGGCTGAGTTGGCGGTGCAAGACCAGCCAGAAATGAGCTTTGAGGTGTGGGGACAAGAACTGGGTTCTGAGGCATATAATATGATATCTAGAATGACGAAACCTGACCCGACGGCCAGGTCAACAATACACGAGGTTATGGCGCATCCGTGGTGGCAGGAGGCTACTTGA
- a CDS encoding Tas, oxidoreductase (related to aryl-alcohol dehydrogenase), with the protein MPLLAQNPKDRVILGLMTFGPDETTGARITEFDEFTKHFDYFQAQGYDEVDTARMYVGGKQEAWTRQAGWKDRGLTLATKVYPYEAGVHKPENLKSHFTTSLQELGADCVDIFYLHAPDHSVPFEETLGAVNELHKQGKFVNLGLSNFAAWEVAEVYNICKERGWVKPTIYQAMYNAITRAIEPELVPACRKYGIDIVIYNPLAGGLFSGKIKSKDIKPDEGRFGTKADRVGSMYRDRYFKDATFQALKIAEDAAQKHNLTLLEIALRWCIHHSELKTRVKGGNDGVIIGVSSLKQLEGNLADLEKGPLPDEVVKALDEAWMAAKATAPTYFR; encoded by the exons ATGCCTCTTCTAGCACAGAACCCAAAGGATCGAGTCATCCTCGGGTTGATGACCTTTG GCCCCGATGAGACTACAGGAGCACGTATAACAGAATTTGACGAGTTCACGAAGCACTTCGACTACTTCCAGGCCCAAGGCTATGATGAAGTCGACACGGCTCGCATGTACGTCGGCGGCAAGCAGGAGGCATGGACGCGTCAGGCAGGATGGAAGGACCGTGGTCTCACCCTCGCCACCAAGGTGTACCCGTATGAGGCTGGTGTTCACAAGCCCGAAAACCTAAAGAGCCACTTCACCACTAGCCTTCAGGAACTAGGTGCAGACTGCGTAGATATTTTCTACCTACACGCACCGGATCATTCTGTGCCGTTTGAGGAGACTCTTGGTGCTGTCAACGAGCTGCACAAGCAGGGCAAGTTTGTCAACTTGGGTTTGTCCAACTTTGCGGCTTGGGAGGTCGCTGAAGTCTACAACATTTGCAAGGAGCGAGGATGGGTCAAGCCGACCATCTACCAGGCCATGTACAACGCCATTA CCCGCGCAATTGAACCAGAACTAGTACCAGCCTGTCGCAAATATGGAATCGACATCGTCATCTACAACCCACTAGCCGGCGGCCTCTTCTCCGGCAAAATCAAGTCCAAAGACATCAAGCCCGATGAGGGCCGTTTCGGAACAAAAGCAGACCGCGTGGGAAGCATGTACCGCGACCGGTACTTCAAAGACGCCACTTTCCAGGCCCTCAAGATTGCCGAAGATGCTGCACAGAAACACAATCTGACACTGTTAGAAATTGCTTTGCGGTGGTGCATCCATCACTCTGAACTCAAGACCAGGGTCAAGGGCGGGAACGATGGCGTGATTATTGGTGTTAGCAGTTTGAAGCAGCTTGAAGGTAACCTGGCAGATCTTGAGAAGGGACCTTTGCCAGATGAGGTTGTCAAGGCGTTGGATGAGGCTTGGATGGCTGCTAAAGCTACTGCGCCGACGTATTTCCGGTGA
- a CDS encoding Fringe multi-domain protein, translated as MMVRLTPLRLLCAAAVFCVFFLSSFVPRLLRGERGYDVFPERPPPAVSAPVPPVRFGDECSPFSAGVLEGVTFVLKIGHGEVATQLPNFLNRLGRCKQDLVIFSDRKDEVHGFEVADALAHLRPEYKFNNADFDIYDRIQALNATDQEKTPDGWRLDKYKFLPMMEWTSYMRPESEWYVFLELDTYINYDNLYCFLSTFSPKTAYYFGSPVWPAKKPTFAHGGSGFVLSRAALDKIMALGRMFGENKHFPGTHFFGVDVAKHCCGDEILAQVLKKSGVSLRGYWPMFNGEKPDTMRFDREQWCEAIITMHHLSESDFTSLSTWERARRHPERALMFEELFDMIEPQLQARKDDWSNMSDGGPFEYSGTECALGYAIRLGHAQGPQDGRQWTSGWIMDRIKAFKQARSPCQGARFVHSNP; from the exons ATGATGGTGCGATTGACGCCGCTGCGTCTCTTGTGCGCCGCTGCTGTCTTTTGTGTCTTCTTCCTGTCGTCTTTTGTTCCGCGCCTGCTGCGTGGTGAGCGCGGCTATGACGTGTTTCCTGAGCGGCCCCCTCCCGCTGTTTCCGCGCCTGTTCCCCCGGTGCGATTTGGCGATGAGTGCTCGCCCTTCAGCGCGGGCGTGCTGGAGGGCGTGACGTTTGTGCTCAAGATTGGTCACGGTGAAGTTGCGACGCAGCTGCCAAACTTTCTGAATCGGCTGGGCCGTTGTAAGCAGGATCTCGTCATCTTCTCGGACCGCAAGGACGAAGTGCACGGCTTCGAGGTTGCCGATGCGCTCGCCCACCTGCGCCCCGAGTACAAGTTCAACAACGCCGACTTTGACATATACGACCGAATACAGGCCCTGAATGCGACGGACCAGGAGAAGACGCCGGATGGATGGCGGCTGGACAAGTACAAGTTTCTGCCCATGATGGAGTGGACTTCGTACATGCGTCCAGAGTCGGAGTGGTACGTCTTCCTCGAGCTGGACACGTACATCAACTACGATAATCTTTACTGCTTCCTTTCCACCTTCTCCCCCAAGACGGCCTACTACTTTGGCTCGCCAGTCTGGCCTGCCAAGAAGCCCACCTTTGCCCACGGCGGCTCCGGCTTCGTCCTCTCACGCGCCGCCCTCGACAAGATAATGGCCCTTGGCCGCATGTTTGGCGAGAACAAGCACTTTCCCGGTACCCACTTCTTCGGCGTCGACGTGGCGAAGCACTGCTGCGGCGACGAGATACTGGCCCAGGTCCTCAAGAAGAGCGGCGTGTCTCTCCGCGGCTACTGGCCCATGTTCAACGGCGAGAAGCCAGATACCATGCGCTTCGACCGGGAACAATGGTGCGAGGCCATCATCACCATGCATCACCTTTCCGAATCCGACTTCACCTCCCTCAGCACCTGGGAGCGAGCCCGTAGACACCCCGAACGCGCCCTCATGTTTGAGGAACTATTCGACATGATCGAACCACAACTACAAGCGAGGAAAGACGACTGGTCAAACATGTCCGACGGTGGTCCC TTCGAGTACTCGGGCACGGAATGCGCGCTAGGCTATGCCATACGTCTGGGACATGCCCAGGGGCCGCAGGACGGACGGCAATGGACATCGGGTTGGATCATGGATAGGATCAAGGCGTTCAAGCAGGCGAGATCGCCGTGTCAGGGCGCAAGATTTGTGCATTCCAATCCATGA
- a CDS encoding DUF1929 multi-domain protein translates to MRSLILLSLFAVLQLCQAFVSPDIYSLVGPAGTSASPSEDSLPPTVPSQSRHAAGPNSGLNIFLPDYKADPNWLPLTLSLKTVGLQVKVIESLNISSQCRNLLVYTSPSVSYSPSSADVAALTSFVAKGGRLIFMNQVPTALQALAGVSASTVDASGARSILQLTNTETPVQALRGFDFADYYDINMPFYENYTQSGLVNVGYTPANGSQTLAKYQVRNNGVDSADTSTTNAAIVKHQPSGASGYVYSFGMDIGYLFIQAQNEGGGYSPWYDGHYYPGYDIGTRIIKNIVITSPHFVSLWTVPYNKGLAFTTTWDIDTYVSYPHGQGMAAAAQDRGAAGNLNLHTKYITDAYENAYFQYGVPYIYQITGFRNGPDGYPFIDFGSHTVSHSPNAAEFSYGTLNEQFVKGTNAGYAPYIHQCGPNADGTPPNGETCIKGGTSGLSFYTSAASASGEVRVSTYLIRYVLKDAFKTNYNMTTYRPGNLAWSKYQASHCVAMGIIGGSSCSGNSHLTHLPFQVTHNRESFQELPYYEFPLQWSDGDGNMSSADFPGSDFSNQIKDIKNMARYGGHYNILIHPSDAVFDKIQIQRALHDTVRPFAVFFNQTGIANWWTNRDRAVVDITAADNSSVAMTVRLDGATEGLTLQVPRTYAFKSATGSLSVCQQLSHDESTNAVVLRNTAKGVYTLFFTVGSTNASESTCPDFTPKPIGDTECIAWDVMIDDFLELYFGSKNVNLLLLQTVATGLSSNNVDGTLQLTATTNSGVNSYYTEISRFCFDATIYTHLYFDMVAPPGVTFYVQLVSYDSGCNTEVQSPTYLDVTRYAAADGLNHTVTIPLSDFKGQDMLHVRGIRIGNISPAQTPIYVDNIKIQKRCVTAPGEDRTPGLAIESFQNVDRWITGINNMFGQTDFNNSMTFAKLSELGRMQLLPSSANSYFYTDTAVNGINLNATGYTAVSLNARGPSGGSFDVVVTSGAGTGTISTVNTATYALLNQDNFANITIPMSAFTGLDTNSVSRITLRNFKPSGGSSASNFTMRWISLLGGSASGSTGSRCATASGYVVLDFCDPKEFRTQTNALGAPISDDKTMKSYQQTTSGAVDLVPKDLSSYFYSLLAQQSGCVALNSSYNAIKLTVSGPQGATANIGFKYGGETCNMNVVTSYIPVTFNAAPTQLTIPFSRFPASFNQDFLQSFVMTNFNTPGAIYRLHSLVFTGPTDSPGCALCSGTILNTCTFVSEVPRTNRLIGPMTDEGTLASYSVSSDGSLDMGTKSDAYWYSQFGASTCYNAKGLNATGIQLSLAAPAGTTFQVSMRWQLDDMCTITSPPSSVPITSYVTFTGATSYQVAQIPFSDFPGINSSRLDSIALSGFDPAKVDVKVGCISLTSIAAAPPPQTCTCPITAWLNYCTSGTASRNANGYVQSDDGTMETAPVLSDGALVLQPSISGSYWYSLQNCADLSKSEFLVLNVTAKTGATFNVQLQSGGTACPGSALIQRLSVPSTAYGAMNGSPVTLRIPLRDYTAMNITIPVTILALALLADSASVAISRSGWTATSDSFQADYEPSKALDGDAATFWQSKFFPTPADTLPHWIVVDMKESYNINAISLQQRPSDSANGRIGGHRIEVSTDNTSWQVAAVGTYNNDATTKTTSFVVRRGRYVKITATSEAQSAANQFTTIAEINIFQDTEYTPPAAGKGSWEKTVDFPLVPTAVSLLPNGKVLMWSAFAKDSFGGSRGFTQTGTYDPATGESSQLQVSNTQHDMFCPGISLDFDGRVVVTGGSNAAKTSIYDPSSDTWTAGSDMRIARGYQSTTTCSDGRIFNIGGSWSGNRGGKDGEIYSTTENTWALLQNALVSPMLTADSGGVYRSDNHGWLFGWKNQTVFQAGPSIAMNWYETVGSGSTTGAGNRLDDGHAMNGNAVMFDATAGKILTAGGASDYENSDGRTNAYVITIGAPKTNPTVTKTESMAYGRGFANSVVLPDGTVFVTGGQSRLRPFIDDTAQLTPELWDPTTGKWTQLNPMRIPRTYHSVAILMPDATVFSGGGGLCGGCGGVSERNHFDAEIFVPPYLLNDDGTRRTRPEISTVASSVRLGEILSISTTGSVAKFSLVRFGTATHTVNTDQRRISLDSSGSDTSYTVTIPGDPGVALPGYWLLFAIDSAGTPSIGKTIKVVL, encoded by the exons ATGCGTTCGTTAATACTTCTGTCGCTCTTTGCTGTCCTTCAATTATGTCAGGCCTTTGTCTCGCCGGATATATACTCTCTTGTCGGACCCGCAGGTACCAGTGCGAGCCCGAGCGAAGACAGTTTACCTCCTACTGTACCTTCTCAATCGAG ACACGCAGCTGGACCGAACTCGGGCTTGAACATCTTCCTACCAGATTATAAAGCAGACCCCAATTG GCTTCCACTTACGCTCTCTCTCAAGACAGTCGGTTTACAAGTCAAGGTCATCGAATCACTCAACATCTCGTCTCAATGTCGGAATTTGCTTGTCTACACATCTCCGAGCGTGAGCTACAGCCCGAGCTCTGCGGATGTCGCGGCCTTGACCTCCTTTGTTGCCAAAGGCGGTAGGCTGATCTTCATGAACCAAGTCCCTACCGCTCTTCAAGCTCTCGCAGGAGTATCCGCCTCTACTGTAGACGCAAGTGGTGCGAGATCCATTCTGCAGTTGACCAATACCGAGACCCCTGTACAGGCTCTCCGTGGTTTCGATTTTGCAGATTACTACGACATCAACATGCCTTTCTATGAAAACTACACTCAATCCGGTCTTGTCAATGTTGGCTACACGCCTGCCAACGGCTCGCAAACACTTGCCAAATACCAGGTCCGAAACAATGGCGTGGACAGCGCAGACACATCTACGACCAACGCAGCAATTGTCAAGCATCAGCCTTCAGGTGCGAGCGGATACGTGTACAGCTTCGGCATGGACATTGGGTATCTGTTCATTCAAGCTCAGAACGAGGGCGGTGGTTACTCGCCATGGTACGATGGACATTATTACCCCGGGTATGACATCGGGACACGCATCATTAAGAACATCGTCATTACCAGTCCCCATTTCGTAAGCCTATGGACAGTTCCCTACAACAAGGGACTCGCCTTCACTACCACCTGGGACATTGACACCTATGTCTCATACCCGCACGGGCAAGGCATGGCAGCCGCCGCACAGGATAGAGGTGCGGCGGGCAACCTGAACCTTCACACCAAGTACATCACGGATGCTTATGAGAATGCGTACTTCCAGTATGGTGTTCCGTACATCTACCAGATCACCGGATTCCGAAATGGTCCTGACGGGTACCCATTCATCGATTTTGGCAGCCATACTGTCAGCCACTCGCCCAACGCAGCGGAGTTTTCCTATGGCACTCTTAATGAACAATTTGTCAAAGGCACCAACGCAGGCTATGCGCCGTATATTCACCAATGCGGTCCCAACGCTGACGGGACACCCCCCAATGGAGAGACATGCATAAAGGGAGGTACTAGCGGGCTCTCTTTCTACACATCGGCTGCTTCTGCATCTGGAGAGGTCCGCGTGAGTACCTATCTGATTCGATACGTGCTCAAAGACGCTTTCAAGACCAACTATAACATGACTACTTACCGCCCGGGAAACCTTGCGTGGAGCAAGTACCAAGCCTCCCATTGCGTCGCCATGGGAATCATTGGTGGATCTTCGTGCTCAGGCAATTCTCACCTCACTCATCTTCCGTTTCAAGTCACGCATAACCGCGAGTCTTTCCAGGAATTGCCTTATTACGAGTTCCCACTCCAATGGTCGGATGGCGATGGCAACATGAGCAGTGCCGACTTTCCAGGCTCGGACTTTTCGAATCAGATCAAAGATATTAAGAATATGGCACGCTATGGCGGACATTACAACATCTTGATCCATCCTTCAGACGCCGTGTTCGACAAGATTCAGATCCAGCGCGCGCTCCACGATACTGTGCGTCCTTTTGCAGTCTTCTTCAACCAGACAGGAATTGCCAACTGGTGGACCAACCGCGACCGCGCCGTTGTAGACATCACGGCAGCGGACAACTCATCTGTGGCCATGACGGTCCGCTTGGACGGCGCTACCGAAGGGCTCACTCTGCAGGTGCCTCGGACTTATGCCTTCAAATCCGCCACGGGCTCACTCTCAGTCTGTCAGCAGCTTTCCCATGACGAGTCGACGAATGCTGTGGTACTGCGAAACACAGCCAAGGGCGTTTATACGCTTTTCTTCACCGTCGGCTCAACCAATGCATCCGAATCCACGTGCCCCGACTTTACGCCAAAGCCGATCGGAGACACAGAATGCATAGCATGGGACGTCATGATTGACGACTTTCTCGAGCTCTACTTTGGCAGCAAAAACGTCAATTTACTATTGTTGCAGACTGTTGCGACAGGACTTTCGTCAAATAATGTGGACGGCACTTTGCAGCTCACTGCAACTACGAACAGCGGTGTCAACTCGTACTACACGGAGATTTCACGCTTTTGCTTTGACGCTACAATCTACACGCATCTCTACTTTGACATGGTCGCCCCTCCAGGAGTCACCTTCTACGTGCAACTTGTCTCGTACGATTCTGGTTGCAACACTGAAGTGCAGAGTCCCACATACTTGGACGTCACGAGATACGCCGCTGCCGACGGCTTGAACCACACTGTCACTATTCCGTTATCAGACTTCAAGGGGCAGGATATGCTTCATGTTCGCGGTATACGCATCGGCAACATCTCGCCAGCGCAGACACCCATCTACGTTGACAATATCAAGATTCAGAAGCGATGCGTTACTGCCCCGGGAGAAGACCGTACTCCGGGTCTTGCGATTGAGTCATTCCAGAACGTTGATCGGTGGATCACTGGTATCAACAACATGTTTGGTCAGACTGACTTCAACAATTCGATGACGTTTGCAAAACTCTCTGAGCTGGGGAGAATGCAGCTGCTGCCGTCGAGCGCAAACTCGTACTTTTATACCGACACTGCCGTCAATGGAATCAATCTGAACGCTACCGGGTACACCGCAGTCTCTCTCAACGCCCGTGGTCCGTCTGGTGGCTCGTTCGACGTGGTTGTGACCTCTGGTGCTGGTACTGGTACAATATCCACCGTCAACACCGCAACCTATGCCCTATTAAACCAGGACAACTTTGCAAACATCACGATCCCCATGTCGGCATTCACAGGACTCGACACCAACTCCGTCAGCCGCATCACACTACGCAACTTTAAACCCAGCGGTGGTTCTTCTGCCAGCAATTTCACGATGCGATGGATATCTCTTCTGGGTGGGTCAGCCTCTGGCTCTACTGGTTCACGGTGCGCGACTGCCTCTGGCTATGTTGTGCTCGACTTCTGCGATCCGAAAGAGTTCAGGACGCAGACCAACGCCTTGGGTGCTCCCATCTCAGACGACAAGACGATGAAATCCTACCAACAGACTACCAGCGGTGCAGTCGACCTAGTGCCTAAAGATTTGTCTTCTTACTTCTACTCGTTGCTGGCACAGCAATCCGGATGCGTGGCACTGAACAGTTCTTACAACGCGATCAAACTCACAGTCTCAGGCCCACAGGGGGCAACCGCGAACATTGGTTTCAAGTATGGCGGTGAGACCTGCAACATGAATGTAGTCACGTCTTACATCCCAGTCACCTTCAATGCTGCGCCGACACAGCTCACTATTCCCTTCTCTCGCTTCCCCGCTAGCTTCAACCAAGACTTCCTCCAGTCGTTCGTCATGACCAACTTCAATACTCCCGGCGCAATCTATCGTCTCCACTCTCTGGTCTTCACAGGGCCGACCGATAGCCCTGGTTGTGCGCTCTGCTCAGGAACTATCCTGAACACCTGCACGTTTGTGTCCGAAGTCCCACGGACAAACCGACTCATTGGCCCAATGACGGACGAGGGAACTCTTGCCTCATACTCCGTCAGTAGCGATGGATCTCTCGACATGGGAACCAAGAGCGATGCGTACTGGTACTCTCAATTCGGCGCTTCCACATGCTACAATGCAAAGGGGCTGAATGCGACGGGTATTCAACTCTCCCTCGCAGCTCCGGCAGGCACCACATTCCAGGTATCAATGCGCTGGCAGTTGGACGACATGTGCACCATAACGTCGCCTCCATCCTCGGTCCCCATCACTTCCTACGTGACATTCACCGGCGCAACCTCCTACCAAGTCGCGCAAATCCCTTTCTCCGACTTCCCCGGCATCAACTCCAGCCGCCTCGACAGCATCGCCCTCTCCGGCTTTGACCCCGCCAAAGTCGACGTCAAAGTCGGCTGCATCAGCCTGACCTCCATCGCCGCCGCTCCCCCACCCCAAACATGCACCTGTCCCATTACCGCCTGGCTAAACTACTGCACGTCCGGAACCGCCTCCCGCAACGCAAACGGCTACGTCCAAAGCGACGACGGCACTATGGAAACTGCGCCCGTCCTGTCCGACGGCGCGCTCGTCCTACAACCCAGTATCTCAGGCTCGTACTGGTACTCGCTGCAGAACTGCGCCGACCTTTCGAAATCTGAGTTCCTTGTCTTGAACGTCACGGCTAAGACGGGTGCGACGTTCAATGTGCAGTTGCAGAGTGGTGGTACGGCATGTCCCGGCTCTGCGTTGATTCAGAGGCTAAGCGTGCCGAGTACGGCGTATGGCGCTATGAATGGTAGTCCGGTTACGCTGAGGATCCCGCTGAGAGATTACACGGCTATGAATATTA CGATTCCCGTCACAATTCTCGCCCTAGCGCTTTTGGCCGACTCTGCCTCTGTTGCTATCAGCCGTTCAGGATGGACGGCAACCTCGGACAGTTTCCAAGCTGATTATGAGCCTTCTAAAGCGCTTGATGGGGATGCAGCCACGTTCTGGCAATCCAAGTTTTTTCCAACGCCTGCCGACACTCTACCGCATTGGATTGTTGTGGATATGAAAGAGTCCTATAACATCAACGCCATTAGCCTCCAGCAACGCCCGAGCGACAGCGCCAATGGCAGGATTGGGGGACACAGGATTGAAGTTAGTACCGACAACACAAGCTGGCAAGTCGCAGCTGTCGGCACTTACAACAATGATGCGACAACGAAGACCACTTCTTTCGTTGTGAGACGAGGACGATATGTGAAAATTACAGCTACCTCGGAGGCTCAAAGTGCTGCAAACCAATTCACTACCATTGCTGAGATAAACATCTTCCAGGATACAGAATACACTCCGCCAGCAGCAGGCAAAGGCTCATGGGAGAAGACGGTGGATTTCCCGCTCGTACCAACAGCCGTATCATTGCTCCCCAACGGAAAAGTGCTGATGTGGTCGGCCTTTGCGAAGGATAGCTTTGGCGGATCGAGAGGCTTTACCCAAACAGGAACCTATGACCCTGCTACGGGCGAGTCATCTCAGCTTCAGGTATCCAATACACAGCACGACATGTTCTGCCCAGGCATTTCTCTGGATTTTGACGGCCGTGTAGTCGTCACGGGAGGCAGTAACGCTGCAAAGACCAGCATCTATGACCCTTCTAGCGACACTTGGACAGCGGGAAGCGACATGCGGATTGCTCGGGGATATCAATCTACCACCACATGCTCCGACGGACGTATCTTCAACATCGGTGGCTCATGGAGCGGGAACAGAGGCGGCAAGGATGGGGAGATATACAGCACTACCGAGAATACTTGGGCTCTGCTACAAAACGCTCTTGTCAGCCCTATGCTTACAGCTGATAGTGGAGGCGTATACCGTTCGGATAACCACGGTTGGCTCTTTGG ATGGAAGAACCAGACTGTATTTCAAGCCGGTCCTTCAATTGCCATGAACTGGTACGAAACAGTCGGATCTGGAAGCACCACGGGTGCCGGTAATCGGCTGGATGATGGGCATGCGATGAACGGAAATGCAGTCATGTTCGACGCCACAGCTGGAAAGATACTCACCGCAGGTGGGGCGTCCGACTACGAGAACAG TGATGGACGCACAAATGCCTACGTTATCACGATTGGTGCGCCGAAGACAAACCCAACTGTCACTAAAACCGAGTCCATGGCATATGGGCGAGGCTTTGCGAATAGTGTTGTGCTACCCGACGGGACAGTCTTCGTCACTGGTGGGCAATCACGACTCCGGCCCTTCATCGACGACACGGCACAACTCACTCCGGAGCTATGGGATCCCACTACCGGGAAGTGGACGCAACTCAACCCTATGCGAATTCCGAGGACATACCACTCAGTAGCCATCCTCATGCCGGATGCTACTGTATTCAGCGGCGGCGGTGGCTTGTGCGGTGGTTGCGGTGGTGTATCGGAGAGGAACCACTTCGACGCGGAAATCTTTGTGCCACCCTACCTACTCAACGACGACGGGACACGGCGGACACGTCCTGAAATAAGCACTGTAGCTTCTAGCGTCAGACTGGGCGAAATTCTGAGCATTTCGACGACGGGATCTGTCGCCAAATTCTCGCTTGTCAGATTTGGTACCGCTACCCATACCGTTAATACAGATCAGAGAAGGATCTCATTGGATTCATCAGGAAGTGACACGAGCTATACAGTGACAATTCCTGGCGACCCGGGAGTCGCACTTCCAGGTTACTGGCTGCTGTTCGCGATCGACTCTGCTGGTACACCTAGTATAGGCAAGACGATCAAGGTAGTTCTGTAA